In Pseudomonas fluorescens, a genomic segment contains:
- a CDS encoding CitMHS family transporter: MLTFLGFAMVITFMFLIMTKRLSALIALIIVPILFALFGGFAPKIGPMMLEGITKLAPTGVMLMFAILYFALMIDSGLFDPAVRKILKMVKGDPLKVSVGTAVLALVVSLDGDGATTYMICVAAMLPLYQRIGMSPRIMAGLIILAGGVMNMTPWGGPTARAASALHVDPSDIFVPMIPAMAAGVVAILVIAYMYGKRERARLGELHLQGDEIDHSEISVSQFPDARRPKLIWFNGALTLALMGTLIAGLLPLPVLFMVAFSIAMIVNYPCLQQQKDRVAAHAGSVLAVVGLIFAAGIFTGILSGTGMVDAMSKSLLAVIPEALGPYLAVITALVSMPFTFFMSNDAFYYGVLPVLAEAASHYGITAVEMARASIVGQPVHLLSPLVPSTYLLVALAGIEFGDHQRFTLKWAVLVCLCIMFAALLMGIFPLFSTL, encoded by the coding sequence ATGCTGACTTTCCTTGGCTTTGCCATGGTCATCACGTTCATGTTCCTGATCATGACCAAGCGCCTGTCCGCGCTCATCGCCTTGATCATCGTGCCCATCCTGTTCGCGCTGTTCGGGGGGTTCGCACCGAAGATCGGCCCGATGATGCTCGAAGGCATCACCAAGCTCGCGCCGACCGGCGTCATGCTGATGTTCGCCATTCTCTACTTTGCCCTGATGATCGACTCCGGCCTGTTCGACCCGGCCGTGCGCAAGATCCTCAAGATGGTCAAGGGCGACCCGCTGAAAGTCTCGGTCGGCACCGCCGTGCTGGCCCTGGTGGTGTCCCTCGACGGTGACGGCGCTACCACCTACATGATCTGCGTGGCCGCCATGCTGCCGCTGTACCAGCGCATCGGCATGAGCCCGCGGATCATGGCCGGGCTGATCATCCTCGCCGGCGGCGTGATGAACATGACCCCCTGGGGTGGCCCGACCGCCCGTGCAGCCAGTGCGCTGCATGTGGACCCGTCGGACATCTTCGTACCGATGATCCCAGCCATGGCCGCTGGCGTGGTGGCGATCCTGGTGATTGCCTACATGTACGGCAAGCGTGAACGTGCGCGGTTGGGTGAACTGCACCTGCAAGGCGACGAGATCGACCACAGTGAGATCAGCGTGTCGCAATTCCCGGACGCCCGCCGTCCCAAGCTGATCTGGTTCAACGGCGCCCTGACCCTGGCCCTGATGGGCACCCTGATTGCCGGCCTGTTGCCGCTTCCCGTGCTGTTCATGGTGGCGTTCAGTATCGCGATGATCGTCAACTACCCGTGCCTGCAACAGCAGAAAGACCGTGTCGCCGCCCACGCCGGCAGCGTATTGGCCGTGGTGGGGTTGATCTTCGCCGCGGGTATCTTCACCGGCATCCTGTCGGGCACCGGCATGGTCGACGCCATGTCCAAGAGCCTGCTGGCGGTCATCCCTGAAGCCCTGGGCCCGTACCTGGCGGTAATCACCGCGTTGGTGAGCATGCCGTTCACCTTCTTCATGTCCAACGATGCGTTCTACTACGGCGTACTGCCGGTCCTGGCCGAAGCGGCCAGCCACTACGGCATTACCGCGGTGGAAATGGCCCGCGCCTCCATCGTTGGCCAACCCGTGCACTTGCTCAGCCCACTGGTACCCTCGACCTATCTGTTGGTGGCCCTGGCCGGCATTGAATTCGGCGATCACCAACGCTTCACCCTCAAGTGGGCAGTGCTGGTATGCCTGTGCATAATGTTCGCCGCATTGCTGATGGGGATTTTTCCGCTGTTCAGCACTCTATAA
- a CDS encoding TerC family protein, with protein MEWLTNPEIWIAFFTLTALEIVLGIDNIIMISILVSRMPKHMQARTRIFGLALAMVTRILLLLSITWVMRLTDDLFVVFGQGISGRDLILFFGGLFLLWKSSQEMYHALEGEDETHDEPKGAGGKFIYTIIQIAIIDIVFSLDSVITAVGMVSHVPVMVAAIIVAVLVMMLAAGTISDFIDKHPSLKMLALSFLLVVGTVLIAEAFDVHVPKGYVYFAMAFSLAVEAVNIKMRTAIAKKKKQQDPVKLRKDIPGQ; from the coding sequence ATGGAATGGCTGACCAATCCGGAAATCTGGATTGCCTTCTTCACCCTGACGGCCCTCGAGATCGTCCTGGGCATCGATAACATCATCATGATTTCGATCCTGGTCAGCCGCATGCCCAAGCATATGCAGGCGCGCACCCGGATTTTCGGCCTGGCCCTGGCCATGGTCACCCGCATCCTGCTGCTGCTGTCGATCACCTGGGTCATGCGCCTGACCGACGATCTGTTCGTGGTCTTCGGCCAAGGCATCTCCGGTCGCGACCTGATCCTGTTCTTCGGTGGCCTGTTCCTGCTGTGGAAAAGCTCCCAGGAGATGTACCACGCCTTGGAAGGTGAAGACGAAACCCACGACGAGCCAAAGGGCGCCGGTGGCAAGTTCATCTACACCATCATCCAGATCGCGATCATCGACATCGTGTTCTCGCTGGACTCGGTGATCACCGCGGTCGGCATGGTCTCCCATGTGCCGGTCATGGTCGCAGCGATCATCGTTGCGGTACTGGTGATGATGCTGGCAGCCGGCACCATCAGCGATTTCATCGACAAGCACCCATCGCTGAAGATGCTGGCGCTGTCGTTCCTGCTGGTGGTCGGTACCGTGCTGATCGCCGAAGCCTTCGACGTGCATGTGCCAAAAGGCTACGTCTACTTCGCCATGGCGTTCTCGCTGGCGGTGGAAGCGGTGAATATCAAGATGCGCACAGCCATCGCGAAAAAGAAGAAACAGCAGGACCCTGTGAAACTGCGCAAGGACATTCCGGGTCAATAA
- a CDS encoding Na/Pi cotransporter family protein, whose translation MLTLLNLLSAVTLLIWGTHIVRTGILRVYGSNLRQVIGQNMSKRWLAFVAGILVTAMVQSSNATAMLVTSFVGQGLMGLMPALATMLGADVGTALMARVLTFDLSWLSPLLIFLGVIFFLSRKQTRAGQLGRVGIGLGLIILALQLIVEAAGPITHAQGVKVLFASLTGDILLDALVGALFAMISYSSLAAVLLTATLAGAGVIGLHVAIGLVIGANIGSGVLAFLSTSMQNAAGRQVALGSLLYKLIGLLLIIPVLDPLVRWMDGLDYSAQGMVITFHLLYNVSRCLILLPTIGPMARLCAWLLPEREEANGKAKPRHLDLAALSTPSLALANAARETLRLGDLIDNMLTAMREVLRGKQTAITQEMRSLSDDVESLYSAIKLYLAQMPREDLSEQDSRRWAEIIELSINLKLAGDLIERMLRKVQQQKTSQRRQFSEVGLEELTGLHSQLIANLRLGLSVFLSADPESARQLLREKRRFRAQERRLAHAHVSRLQRKIVQSLETSSLHLELIADMKRLNSLFCSSAYVVLETSDTGALSTEDIADITHSP comes from the coding sequence ATGCTGACCTTGCTCAATCTGCTTTCCGCCGTGACCCTCTTGATCTGGGGCACGCACATTGTCCGTACCGGCATCCTGCGGGTCTACGGTTCCAACTTGCGCCAAGTCATCGGACAGAACATGTCCAAGCGCTGGCTGGCATTTGTCGCCGGTATTCTGGTGACGGCCATGGTGCAAAGCAGCAACGCCACGGCGATGCTGGTGACTTCGTTCGTCGGCCAAGGGCTGATGGGGCTGATGCCCGCCCTGGCGACCATGCTCGGTGCCGACGTCGGTACCGCACTGATGGCGCGGGTGCTGACGTTTGACCTGTCCTGGCTGTCGCCGCTGCTGATTTTTCTTGGGGTGATTTTCTTCCTGTCGCGCAAACAGACGCGGGCAGGGCAGTTGGGCCGGGTCGGAATCGGCCTCGGGCTGATCATCCTCGCACTGCAACTGATCGTCGAAGCCGCCGGGCCCATTACCCATGCGCAAGGCGTGAAGGTGCTGTTTGCCTCGCTGACCGGCGACATCCTGCTCGACGCCTTGGTCGGCGCCTTGTTCGCGATGATTTCCTATTCCAGCCTCGCCGCTGTACTGCTGACCGCTACCCTGGCCGGCGCCGGGGTCATCGGCTTGCACGTGGCGATCGGCCTGGTGATTGGCGCCAACATTGGCAGTGGCGTGCTGGCCTTCCTCAGCACCAGCATGCAGAACGCCGCCGGCCGCCAAGTGGCCCTGGGCAGCCTGCTCTACAAACTGATTGGCCTGCTGCTGATCATCCCGGTGCTCGACCCGCTCGTACGCTGGATGGACGGCCTGGACTACAGCGCCCAAGGCATGGTCATCACCTTCCACCTGCTCTACAACGTCAGCCGCTGCCTGATCCTGTTGCCGACCATCGGCCCGATGGCCCGGCTATGTGCCTGGCTGCTGCCCGAACGTGAAGAGGCCAACGGCAAGGCCAAGCCACGCCACCTCGACCTCGCGGCGCTGAGCACGCCGAGCCTGGCACTGGCCAACGCCGCGCGGGAAACCTTGCGCCTGGGCGACCTGATCGACAACATGCTGACCGCCATGCGTGAAGTATTGCGCGGAAAACAGACGGCCATCACCCAGGAAATGCGCAGCCTCAGCGACGACGTCGAGTCGCTCTACAGCGCGATCAAGCTCTACCTGGCGCAAATGCCCCGCGAAGACCTCAGCGAACAGGACAGCCGCCGCTGGGCAGAAATCATCGAACTGTCGATCAACCTGAAACTGGCTGGCGACCTGATCGAACGCATGCTGCGCAAAGTCCAACAGCAAAAAACCTCCCAGCGCCGCCAATTCTCTGAAGTGGGCCTGGAAGAACTCACCGGCCTGCACAGCCAACTGATCGCCAACCTGCGCCTGGGCCTGTCGGTGTTCCTCAGTGCCGACCCGGAAAGCGCTCGTCAACTGCTGCGCGAAAAGCGCCGCTTCCGCGCCCAGGAACGCCGCCTGGCACACGCTCACGTCAGCCGCTTGCAGCGCAAGATCGTACAGAGCCTGGAGACCAGTTCCTTGCATCTGGAACTGATTGCCGACATGAAGCGCTTGAACTCATTGTTTTGCAGCAGTGCCTATGTCGTCTTGGAAACCTCCGACACCGGCGCACTTTCCACCGAAGATATTGCCGACATCACACATTCGCCCTGA
- a CDS encoding M16 family metallopeptidase, with amino-acid sequence MRRLLFACLLMGSAHAFAFDRLQVEGYTLPNGLQLLLKPGTERGHVAIRLVVGVGLDDFSCEDKELPHLLEHLLFSGIDGGGEGDLEDRMQALGGEWNAYTSNADTTFVIEAPAQNQRKVLDLLLAIITRTTLTDANIKAAKQVVEREDGGHYSHLQRLLDRQDLGHTASNQLAVELGLKCAERAEVGQLTRNQLEQLRKNWYAPNNMTLIIVGDLDKLLPAYLERTYGALDPVEPTEHLALPEIQHAAASHRDLIHGWVGDSAKLHWLFPEPVLDDQHDETYDLLKDYLDWALYRQLRLKHGLSYGPWSEREVLGGVGFLSLNADLERDSLPAAEQVLQDLKAQLLKDGLDPTVFTRLKQAAIARQAWAVQGNSALADYYWSASGDYNNGRFSDPVKRIKAVSLEQTNQAMREAFKQPGYWRIEKPLLSYDGLSWIGAGVLGLIATVLIGIRRYRKRIL; translated from the coding sequence ATGCGTCGCCTGTTATTCGCTTGCCTGCTCATGGGCTCTGCACACGCCTTTGCCTTTGATCGCCTGCAGGTCGAGGGCTACACCTTGCCCAACGGCCTGCAGTTGCTGCTCAAACCGGGCACCGAACGTGGGCACGTGGCCATTCGCCTGGTGGTGGGCGTGGGCCTGGATGACTTCAGCTGCGAGGACAAGGAACTGCCGCACCTGCTCGAACACCTGCTGTTCAGTGGCATCGACGGAGGCGGCGAAGGCGATCTGGAAGACCGCATGCAAGCCCTGGGCGGCGAGTGGAACGCCTACACCAGCAACGCCGACACCACCTTCGTGATCGAAGCCCCCGCGCAAAACCAGCGCAAGGTGCTGGACCTGCTGCTCGCCATCATCACCCGCACCACGCTGACCGACGCCAATATCAAAGCCGCCAAGCAAGTCGTCGAACGCGAGGACGGCGGTCACTACTCGCACCTGCAACGCCTGCTGGACCGCCAGGACCTGGGCCACACCGCCAGCAACCAATTGGCCGTCGAACTGGGGCTCAAATGTGCCGAACGCGCCGAGGTTGGCCAACTGACTCGCAACCAGCTGGAGCAACTGCGCAAAAATTGGTACGCCCCCAACAACATGACCCTGATCATCGTCGGCGACCTCGACAAGCTGCTGCCGGCCTACCTGGAACGCACCTATGGCGCGCTTGACCCGGTCGAGCCGACCGAGCACCTGGCCCTGCCGGAAATCCAACACGCCGCCGCCAGCCACCGCGACCTGATCCACGGCTGGGTCGGTGACAGCGCCAAACTGCACTGGCTGTTCCCCGAGCCGGTACTGGACGACCAGCATGATGAAACCTACGACCTGCTCAAGGATTATCTGGATTGGGCGCTGTACCGCCAACTGCGCCTCAAGCATGGGCTGTCCTACGGCCCCTGGAGCGAACGCGAAGTGCTCGGTGGTGTCGGTTTCCTGAGCCTGAACGCCGACCTCGAGCGCGATAGCCTCCCTGCAGCCGAACAGGTGCTGCAAGACCTCAAGGCGCAATTGCTCAAGGACGGGCTCGACCCCACGGTATTCACCCGCCTCAAACAAGCCGCCATCGCTCGCCAGGCCTGGGCCGTGCAGGGCAACAGCGCCCTCGCCGACTACTACTGGAGCGCTTCGGGCGACTACAACAACGGGCGCTTCAGCGACCCGGTCAAACGCATCAAGGCCGTCAGCCTGGAGCAGACCAACCAGGCCATGCGCGAAGCGTTCAAGCAGCCAGGCTACTGGCGTATCGAGAAACCGCTGCTGAGCTACGACGGGCTGAGTTGGATCGGCGCCGGGGTGCTGGGGCTGATCGCCACTGTGTTGATCGGCATACGCCGCTATCGCAAACGGATCCTGTAA
- a CDS encoding DUF5924 family protein yields the protein MPNLTHYIQRILELMKRYPGVIALGGFISGVSSFILVDRQQGMASWIAVIMLVSWLWLMLENSFTQLFTKVFKREIPEPLLRYATQMIHQESLFFVLPFFFVTTTWNSGQSMFTGLLGAAALVSITDPLYYKWLAPKRSLFLALHTLTLFAALLTALPIILHLTTAESYKLALGVAMVLSIPSLAVSLPLRSLKGWAMLLGVTAAIGCAGWFLRSWVPPATLWMTEVAISTQLQDRTPGDDLTEVSAAQLRSGGLYAYTAINAPRGLDERIYHVWKFNGKEVDRIALDIHGGRKEGYRAWTHKQNFPPDAVGRWQVRVLTEDGQVIGVLRFKVTDTAQTDNPK from the coding sequence ATGCCGAACCTGACTCACTACATCCAGCGCATCCTCGAACTGATGAAGCGCTACCCAGGGGTGATCGCACTCGGCGGTTTCATATCGGGGGTCAGCAGCTTCATCCTGGTGGACCGCCAGCAGGGCATGGCCAGCTGGATCGCAGTGATCATGCTGGTGAGCTGGCTGTGGCTGATGCTGGAAAACAGCTTTACCCAACTGTTCACCAAAGTCTTCAAGCGCGAAATCCCCGAACCGCTGCTGCGCTATGCCACCCAGATGATCCACCAGGAAAGTCTGTTTTTTGTACTGCCGTTCTTTTTCGTCACCACCACCTGGAACAGCGGCCAGTCGATGTTCACCGGGCTGCTTGGCGCGGCGGCGCTGGTGTCGATCACCGACCCGCTGTACTACAAGTGGCTGGCGCCCAAGCGCTCGCTGTTCCTTGCACTGCATACCCTGACCCTGTTCGCCGCACTGCTGACCGCGCTGCCGATCATCCTGCACCTGACGACGGCCGAGAGCTACAAGCTCGCCCTCGGCGTGGCCATGGTGCTGTCGATACCAAGCCTGGCAGTGAGCTTGCCACTGCGCAGCCTCAAAGGCTGGGCGATGCTGCTGGGTGTCACGGCTGCCATTGGCTGCGCCGGCTGGTTCCTGCGCAGTTGGGTACCACCGGCAACCCTGTGGATGACCGAAGTGGCCATCAGCACCCAATTGCAAGACCGCACGCCGGGCGATGACCTCACCGAAGTCAGCGCCGCCCAACTGCGCAGCGGCGGCCTGTATGCCTATACCGCGATCAACGCACCACGCGGGCTGGATGAGCGGATCTACCACGTATGGAAATTCAACGGCAAAGAAGTCGACCGTATTGCCCTGGATATCCATGGTGGGCGCAAGGAAGGTTACCGCGCCTGGACGCACAAGCAGAACTTCCCGCCCGACGCGGTGGGCCGCTGGCAAGTGCGTGTGTTGACCGAAGACGGACAGGTGATCGGTGTGTTGCGTTTCAAAGTGACTGACACAGCACAAACGGACAACCCAAAGTAG
- a CDS encoding ABC transporter permease: MTSSTTAGTAHLDTSTAPPLLRITGDWTLAHYANLKKLSDKLDGQYDAGARIDLNGLGALDTAGASLLVELLGPARIEQSTEQTDCSLSTADRALLKTVYRSLNDFCVPEKAPEEATGIQVLARIGRAVDAVWQDSKQLLGFIGLILETFARSILRPKRWRVTPMVAHIEQTGLDAAPIVALLTFLVGAVVAFLGATVLKSFGATVFTVDLVAFSFLREFGVLLTAILIAGRTASSFTAQIGSMKANEEIDAIRTLGLDPMELLVLPRVLALLVALPMLTFLAMLSGIVGGGVVCAVTLDISPAMFLSLLQSDIGVQHFLVGMVKAPIFAFLIAAIGCLEGFKVSGSAESVGAHTTSSVVQSIFVVILLDAVAALFFMEMNW, translated from the coding sequence ATGACCAGTAGCACCACGGCCGGCACAGCCCACCTCGATACGTCCACCGCTCCTCCGTTGCTCAGGATTACGGGGGACTGGACGCTTGCCCACTACGCCAACCTGAAGAAGCTGTCAGACAAACTCGACGGCCAATACGACGCTGGCGCGCGCATCGACCTCAATGGCCTGGGCGCCCTGGACACGGCCGGTGCTTCGCTGCTGGTGGAGCTGCTGGGCCCGGCCCGCATTGAGCAATCGACCGAACAGACCGATTGCAGCCTGTCCACCGCCGACCGCGCGCTGCTCAAGACCGTCTACCGCTCACTCAATGATTTCTGCGTGCCGGAGAAAGCCCCGGAGGAGGCCACCGGCATCCAGGTGCTGGCGCGTATCGGCCGCGCTGTGGATGCGGTCTGGCAGGACAGCAAGCAACTGTTGGGCTTTATCGGCCTGATCCTTGAGACCTTCGCCCGTAGCATCTTGCGCCCCAAGCGCTGGCGCGTGACCCCCATGGTCGCCCACATCGAACAGACCGGCCTGGACGCCGCGCCCATCGTTGCCTTGCTGACGTTTCTGGTGGGCGCCGTGGTGGCCTTCCTCGGTGCCACAGTGCTCAAAAGCTTCGGCGCGACCGTTTTTACCGTGGACCTGGTGGCGTTTTCCTTCCTGCGGGAATTCGGCGTGCTGCTCACCGCAATCCTGATCGCCGGTCGCACCGCCAGTTCGTTTACCGCGCAGATCGGCTCGATGAAAGCCAACGAAGAAATCGACGCCATCCGCACCCTGGGCCTGGACCCAATGGAACTGCTGGTATTGCCACGCGTGCTGGCGCTGCTGGTAGCGCTGCCGATGCTGACGTTCCTGGCGATGCTCTCGGGGATTGTCGGCGGTGGGGTGGTGTGTGCCGTGACCCTGGATATTTCGCCGGCGATGTTCCTCTCCCTGCTGCAATCGGACATTGGCGTACAGCATTTCCTGGTGGGCATGGTGAAAGCGCCGATCTTCGCCTTCCTGATTGCCGCCATCGGTTGCCTGGAAGGCTTCAAGGTCAGCGGCAGCGCGGAGTCAGTCGGCGCCCACACCACGTCCAGCGTGGTGCAATCGATCTTTGTGGTGATTCTGCTGGATGCGGTCGCCGCGCTGTTCTTCATGGAGATGAACTGGTGA
- a CDS encoding ABC transporter ATP-binding protein encodes MSRLPRAPSEAVIEVRGLCNRFGRQSVHENLDLDLYKGEILAVVGGSGSGKSVLLRSIVGLRRPSEGEVRVFGKNLPSLPEHERSLVERRFGVLFQKGALFSSLTVTENVALPLIEHAGLSRADAEHLAAVKLALAGLPLSAADKYPASLSGGMIKRAALARALALDPDILFLDEPTAGLDPIGAAQFDQLILTLRDALGLSVFLVTHDLDTLYTITDRVAVLAQKKVLVADAIDVVSETNDAWIHEYFHGPRGRAALDAAQPLNEV; translated from the coding sequence GTGAGTCGCCTACCCCGAGCCCCCAGCGAGGCGGTGATCGAGGTCCGTGGACTGTGCAATCGCTTTGGCCGCCAGAGCGTGCACGAGAACCTCGACCTGGATTTGTACAAGGGCGAAATTCTCGCAGTGGTCGGCGGCTCCGGCAGCGGCAAGTCCGTGTTGTTACGCAGCATCGTCGGCCTGCGTCGGCCCAGCGAAGGCGAGGTGCGGGTATTCGGCAAAAACCTGCCGAGCCTGCCGGAGCATGAACGCTCCCTGGTGGAACGGCGCTTTGGCGTACTGTTCCAGAAGGGCGCGCTGTTTTCCTCGCTGACGGTCACCGAGAACGTCGCGCTGCCGCTGATCGAACACGCCGGCCTGAGCCGCGCCGATGCCGAACACCTGGCGGCGGTCAAACTGGCCCTGGCCGGCTTGCCACTGTCGGCAGCCGACAAATACCCGGCGTCGCTGTCCGGCGGCATGATCAAGCGCGCCGCCCTGGCCAGGGCCCTGGCGCTGGACCCGGACATCCTGTTTCTCGACGAACCCACCGCCGGCCTCGACCCGATTGGCGCGGCGCAATTCGACCAACTGATCCTGACCCTGCGCGATGCCCTGGGCCTGAGCGTGTTCCTGGTCACCCATGACCTCGACACGCTGTACACCATCACCGACCGCGTGGCTGTGCTGGCGCAGAAGAAAGTGCTGGTGGCCGACGCCATCGATGTCGTCTCGGAAACGAACGACGCCTGGATTCACGAATATTTCCACGGCCCCCGGGGCCGCGCGGCATTGGATGCCGCTCAACCGCTCAACGAGGTATGA
- a CDS encoding MlaD family protein produces METRAHHVMIGLFSVIVVVGAMLFGLWLAKSSVDTAFEDYEVIFNEAVSGLSQGSSVQYSGIKVGDVISLRLDPNDPRRVLARIRLSGQTPIKEDTQAKLALTGITGTSIIQLSGGTPQSPKLKGKDGNLPEIIASPSPIARLLNNSNDLMTSINLLLHNANDMFSAQNVERISNTLDHLEQTTGAIADQRGDIKVVMQQLMQVSKQAGAALEQTTALMRNANGLLNDQGKQVFGSAEQAMKSLEQSTATINTLLTDNKDSVNSGMQGLNELAPAVRELRETLGSLRAISRRLEANPSGYLLGSDKNKEFTP; encoded by the coding sequence ATGGAAACCCGAGCCCATCATGTGATGATCGGTCTGTTCAGCGTGATCGTGGTGGTCGGCGCGATGCTGTTTGGCCTGTGGCTGGCCAAGTCCAGCGTCGACACCGCTTTCGAGGATTACGAAGTGATCTTCAACGAGGCGGTCAGCGGCCTGTCCCAGGGCAGCTCGGTGCAGTACAGCGGGATCAAGGTGGGTGATGTGATCAGCCTGCGCCTGGACCCGAACGACCCGCGCCGCGTGCTCGCGCGCATCCGCCTCTCTGGCCAGACGCCGATCAAGGAAGACACCCAGGCCAAGTTGGCCCTGACCGGCATCACCGGTACTTCAATCATCCAGCTCAGCGGTGGCACGCCACAAAGCCCGAAACTCAAGGGCAAGGACGGCAACCTGCCAGAAATCATCGCGTCGCCGTCGCCCATCGCGCGGCTGTTGAATAACAGCAACGACTTGATGACCAGCATCAACCTGCTGCTGCACAACGCCAACGACATGTTCTCGGCGCAGAACGTCGAGCGCATCAGCAATACCCTGGATCATCTGGAACAAACTACCGGTGCGATTGCCGACCAGCGTGGCGATATCAAGGTGGTCATGCAGCAACTGATGCAGGTCAGCAAACAAGCCGGTGCCGCCCTGGAGCAGACCACCGCGCTGATGCGCAATGCCAACGGCCTGCTCAACGATCAAGGCAAGCAGGTATTCGGCAGCGCCGAGCAAGCCATGAAATCCCTTGAGCAGAGCACCGCGACCATCAATACCTTGCTGACTGACAACAAGGATTCGGTGAACAGCGGCATGCAAGGTCTTAACGAACTGGCGCCGGCCGTGCGCGAACTGCGCGAAACCCTCGGCTCGCTGCGCGCCATCTCCCGTCGCCTGGAAGCCAACCCCAGTGGCTACCTGCTGGGCAGCGACAAGAACAAGGAGTTCACGCCATGA
- a CDS encoding ABC-type transport auxiliary lipoprotein family protein, which yields MKHAYQIMAPVALALLGACSILPKADPSDTYRLPSAQAAHQGAPVSWSLRLTKPQTSEFLDSPRIAVVPNGDLISSYANSRWSDPAPVLLRNRLLDGFQRDGRVTLLSTDDTNLQADYELGGQLQAFQSEYRGSAVDVLIRLDARLVRGSDQRIIASRRFEVRQAVTNTQVPAVVAAFGQAGDQLNRQVVEWVVQQGNGTVKR from the coding sequence ATGAAGCATGCTTACCAAATAATGGCCCCTGTGGCCCTGGCGCTGCTCGGCGCGTGCTCGATCCTGCCCAAGGCGGATCCGTCGGACACCTACCGACTGCCCTCGGCCCAGGCCGCCCACCAGGGAGCACCGGTCAGTTGGTCGCTGCGCCTGACCAAGCCGCAGACCAGTGAGTTCCTCGACAGCCCGCGCATCGCCGTGGTGCCCAATGGCGATTTGATCAGCAGCTATGCGAACTCACGCTGGAGCGATCCGGCGCCCGTGCTGTTGCGTAATCGCCTGTTGGACGGGTTCCAGCGCGATGGGCGAGTGACGCTGTTGAGCACCGACGACACCAACCTGCAGGCCGACTATGAGCTGGGCGGACAGTTGCAGGCGTTCCAGAGTGAATACCGGGGCAGTGCGGTGGACGTGTTGATCCGCCTCGACGCACGCCTGGTGCGTGGGAGTGATCAGCGGATTATTGCCAGCCGGCGGTTTGAAGTGCGCCAGGCAGTGACGAACACCCAAGTGCCGGCGGTGGTGGCGGCTTTTGGCCAAGCCGGGGATCAGTTGAACAGGCAGGTGGTGGAATGGGTTGTTCAGCAGGGTAACGGTACTGTGAAACGCTGA